In one Pseudomonas purpurea genomic region, the following are encoded:
- a CDS encoding PLP-dependent cysteine synthase family protein, with product MSDNRQWAREAIRIIEADFQRSADTHLIPLPLPGLPGIELYFKDESSHPTGSLKHRLARSLFLYALCNGWLKPGAPVIEASSGSTAISEAYFARLLGLPFIAVMPATTSREKIAQIEFYGGKSHLVQDPTQIYAESERLAREHDGHFIDQFTYAERATDWRANNNIAESIFQQMRFERHPEPSWLISSPGTGGTTATLGRYVRYRQHCTRVLCADAERSVFFDYYQTGDATLRLECGSRIEGIGRPRVEASFLPKVIDAMVKVPDALSLAAMHYLAQRLGRRVGGSSGTNLIGALMAAQQMVAAGESGSIVAILCDGGERYATTYYDQDWLKAQGYELEGLITAVAASVERGEPLPASVLRANI from the coding sequence CTGATCCCTTTGCCGCTGCCGGGGTTGCCGGGCATCGAGTTGTATTTCAAGGACGAATCCAGCCACCCCACCGGCAGCCTCAAGCATCGCCTGGCGCGCTCGCTGTTCCTGTATGCGTTGTGCAACGGCTGGCTCAAGCCCGGCGCGCCGGTGATCGAGGCGTCCAGCGGTTCGACGGCGATTTCCGAGGCATATTTCGCCCGCTTGCTGGGCCTGCCGTTTATTGCAGTGATGCCGGCCACGACCTCCCGGGAAAAGATCGCGCAGATCGAGTTTTACGGCGGCAAAAGCCATCTGGTGCAGGACCCGACGCAGATCTACGCCGAATCCGAACGGCTGGCGCGTGAGCATGACGGGCATTTCATCGACCAGTTCACCTACGCCGAACGCGCCACCGACTGGCGCGCGAACAACAACATCGCCGAATCGATTTTCCAGCAGATGCGTTTCGAGCGTCACCCGGAGCCGAGCTGGCTGATTTCCAGCCCTGGCACGGGTGGCACCACTGCAACGCTGGGGCGTTACGTGCGCTATCGCCAGCATTGCACCCGCGTGCTGTGCGCCGATGCCGAGCGTTCGGTGTTCTTCGATTACTACCAGACCGGCGACGCAACATTGCGCCTGGAATGCGGCTCACGGATCGAGGGCATTGGGCGGCCACGGGTCGAGGCGTCGTTCCTGCCCAAGGTGATTGATGCGATGGTCAAGGTGCCGGATGCCTTGTCGCTGGCGGCCATGCATTACTTGGCGCAGCGTTTGGGGCGGCGAGTGGGCGGCTCCAGCGGGACCAACCTGATCGGCGCCTTGATGGCAGCCCAGCAAATGGTGGCAGCGGGGGAGAGTGGTTCGATTGTGGCAATCCTGTGTGACGGTGGCGAACGCTATGCGACGACCTACTACGATCAGGATTGGCTGAAGGCGCAGGGGTATGAGCTGGAGGGTTTGATCACGGCCGTTGCGGCCAGTGTCGAGCGCGGCGAGCCGCTACCGGCCAGCGTGCTGCGCGCCAATATCTGA
- a CDS encoding NAD(P)/FAD-dependent oxidoreductase, with translation MLRITELKLPIDHPEEDLRPAIVQRLGIASDDLLDFTLFKRSYDARKKSSELCFIYTIDLSVRDEAELLLKFADDRNVNTAPDVSYKVVGQAPQDLSERPIVVGFGPCGIFAGLLLAQMGFKPIILERGTEVRQRTKDTWGLWRKSVLNPESNVQFGEGGAGTFSDGKLYSQIKDPKHHGRKVLHEFVKAGAPEEILYVSKPHIGTFRLTGVVENMREQIRALGGEVRFQQRVTDVLIEDGQLTGIELASGEQIHSKHVVLALGHSARDTFRMLHGRGVFMEAKPFSVGFRIEHPQSLIDSARLGKYAGHPKLGAADYKLVHHAKNGRSVYSFCMCPGGTVVAATSEPNRVVTNGMSQYSRNERNANSGIVVGITPEVDYPGGPLAGIELQERLESHAFVLGGSNYEAPAQLVGDFIAGKPSTALGTVEPSYKPGVALGDLALALPAFAIEAIREALPAFEKQIRGYSLHDAVLTGIETRTSSPLRITRNESMQSMNVKGLFPAGEGAGYAGGILSAGVDGIRIAEAVVRDILGLEA, from the coding sequence ATGTTACGAATCACCGAACTCAAGTTGCCGATCGACCATCCCGAAGAAGACCTGCGCCCTGCCATCGTGCAGCGCCTGGGCATCGCCAGCGATGACCTGCTCGATTTCACCTTGTTCAAGCGCAGCTACGATGCGCGCAAAAAGTCTTCCGAACTGTGCTTCATCTACACCATCGACCTCAGCGTGCGCGACGAAGCGGAGCTGCTGCTCAAGTTCGCCGATGACCGTAACGTCAACACAGCGCCAGATGTCTCCTACAAAGTCGTCGGCCAGGCCCCACAGGACCTGAGCGAACGGCCGATCGTGGTCGGTTTCGGCCCCTGCGGGATTTTCGCCGGGCTGCTGCTGGCACAGATGGGCTTCAAGCCGATCATCCTCGAACGCGGTACCGAAGTCCGCCAGCGCACCAAGGACACTTGGGGCCTGTGGCGCAAAAGCGTGCTCAACCCCGAGTCCAACGTGCAATTCGGTGAAGGCGGCGCGGGGACCTTCTCCGACGGCAAGCTCTATAGCCAGATCAAGGACCCGAAACACCACGGCCGCAAAGTGCTGCACGAGTTCGTCAAGGCCGGTGCGCCGGAAGAAATCCTCTACGTCAGCAAACCACACATCGGTACGTTCCGTCTGACGGGCGTCGTGGAAAACATGCGTGAGCAGATTCGTGCGCTGGGCGGTGAAGTACGCTTCCAGCAGCGCGTGACTGACGTGCTGATCGAAGACGGCCAACTGACCGGTATCGAACTCGCCAGCGGCGAACAGATCCATTCAAAACACGTGGTTCTGGCCCTCGGCCACAGTGCCCGGGACACGTTCCGCATGCTTCACGGCCGTGGCGTGTTCATGGAGGCCAAGCCGTTCTCGGTGGGTTTCCGTATCGAACACCCGCAATCGCTGATCGACAGCGCACGCCTGGGCAAATACGCCGGTCACCCGAAACTCGGTGCCGCCGACTACAAACTGGTGCACCACGCCAAGAACGGCCGTTCGGTCTACAGCTTCTGCATGTGCCCGGGCGGCACCGTGGTGGCCGCGACCTCCGAGCCGAACCGCGTCGTGACCAACGGCATGAGTCAGTACTCGCGTAACGAGCGCAACGCCAACTCCGGCATCGTTGTAGGAATCACCCCGGAAGTCGATTACCCGGGCGGCCCACTGGCCGGGATCGAGTTGCAGGAGCGTCTGGAGTCCCACGCGTTCGTCCTGGGTGGCAGCAACTACGAAGCGCCGGCGCAACTGGTCGGCGACTTTATCGCGGGCAAGCCGTCCACTGCGCTGGGCACGGTCGAGCCGTCCTACAAGCCGGGCGTAGCGTTGGGTGATTTGGCGCTGGCCTTGCCGGCATTCGCCATCGAAGCCATTCGCGAAGCCTTGCCAGCCTTCGAGAAGCAGATTCGCGGTTACTCGCTGCACGACGCGGTACTGACCGGGATCGAGACCCGCACCTCGTCGCCACTGCGCATTACCCGCAACGAGTCGATGCAGAGCATGAACGTCAAAGGTCTGTTCCCGGCCGGTGAAGGTGCCGGTTACGCTGGCGGGATTCTGTCGGCAGGCGTGGACGGGATTCGCATCGCCGAAGCGGTGGTACGCGACATTCTCGGCCTGGAAGCCTGA